Part of the Cuniculiplasma divulgatum genome, AATAGTGGCCTATGGTACTGCTGTTATAGTAGAACAAACTGGCAAGCAGGGAGATCTTGTATCACTTTCCTGATTTTACAGTTAATAACGGAATATAATTGCAAATAGATCAAAGACTTAAATAATCAATTTACATTTAGTATTATTATGATAGATTCACTATGGGAATGGCTGATAGTAGGTGTTGTTATACTAGCCTTGTTTGGAAGCGCCAAGAAAATCCCAGATTTTGCCAGAAACCTTGGAAGGGCAACAGGTGAATTCAAGAGAGGACAGACTGAGATACAGCAGGAAATTAAGAAATCATTGCTGGAGCCTGAGAAAGTTAACACCCCTGAAAACGAGAAATTAATTGCACT contains:
- a CDS encoding Sec-independent protein translocase subunit TatA/TatB, translated to MIDSLWEWLIVGVVILALFGSAKKIPDFARNLGRATGEFKRGQTEIQQEIKKSLLEPEKVNTPENEKLIALAQSMGIETSGKDPKQIKVELSEKLKSDN